From a single Cyclobacterium marinum DSM 745 genomic region:
- a CDS encoding outer membrane beta-barrel protein, with protein sequence MKPSFILLFLVSIFSGELMAQTSIGIKAGYTQSSATYRTSLGAYPRDVTGFKAPSFSLVIEQFFEKNAGGQIEFQLLTTGYAATDTINTGNKTSFDYLKVPVLSNFYLGNSGRFHIKIGPHLGYLLNVNDEVRVIEGDLVIPTYGQEGDRPRKLMYGLTAGVGLSKLFGNHTIQGEVRYSYEFGNPEAQERIFDLNFTQLEFSLSYLFRVLD encoded by the coding sequence ATGAAACCTTCCTTTATACTATTATTTCTTGTGAGCATTTTTTCTGGGGAATTAATGGCCCAAACTAGCATTGGTATAAAAGCAGGATATACACAATCAAGTGCTACTTACAGAACATCTCTGGGAGCTTATCCCAGAGATGTTACTGGTTTTAAAGCACCAAGTTTTTCCTTGGTGATCGAACAATTTTTCGAAAAAAATGCAGGAGGACAAATAGAATTTCAGCTTTTGACCACTGGATATGCCGCTACAGATACAATCAACACCGGCAATAAAACTAGTTTTGATTATTTAAAGGTCCCTGTTTTATCTAATTTTTACTTGGGAAACTCTGGTCGTTTTCATATTAAGATCGGTCCACACCTAGGTTATTTACTGAACGTAAACGATGAAGTAAGGGTAATAGAAGGTGATCTTGTAATTCCCACTTATGGTCAAGAAGGTGATAGGCCTAGAAAGTTAATGTATGGACTTACCGCTGGTGTTGGTTTGTCTAAATTGTTTGGAAATCATACCATCCAAGGAGAAGTAAGGTACTCTTACGAGTTTGGAAATCCCGAAGCACAAGAAAGAATCTTTGACCTAAACTTCACCCAATTGGAGTTTTCTTTATCTTATTTATTTCGGGTGCTAGATTGA